One genomic segment of Clostridium saccharoperbutylacetonicum N1-4(HMT) includes these proteins:
- a CDS encoding glycosyltransferase gives MFENKKTSIIILTYNNLNYNRICLDSIRKYTSAQTYEIIVVDNNSTDGTREWLKEQTDIKLILNDENVGFPKGCNLGIEASEKDNDLLFLNNDTKVTPRWLDNLKICLYSDDKIGATSSITNNCSNYQVINVPYNDVEHIIEFADSNNISTPEKWEQKARLVAFCMLVKRDVINKIGIFDERFTPGNFEDDDLCMRIAEAGYKLMVCNDSFIHHFGSTSFKKDYAKFNSVLKINAQRFEEKWGFNSNSQSLLKFHIIDRINEPRDKELNILEFDCGLSATLLRLKYTYPNAKLYGVETNENIARICGKMIEVMTEDFEENYIMNFKESKVDFFDYIILGNKLQFSKDPWKLLKEIKKFLKPGGYIIATIPNTMHYSVVKGLLCGDFIYNKNSILNRSYNKFFTLSDIHKIFEECGYINPYVFHYYTQITEEDDKFLNQICSIVGENLKGHFISYEYVAKFQKDITNKNNSNY, from the coding sequence ATGTTTGAAAATAAAAAAACTTCAATAATAATTTTAACCTATAACAATCTTAATTATAATCGTATCTGTCTTGATAGTATAAGAAAATACACCTCTGCTCAAACTTATGAAATAATTGTTGTTGATAATAATTCTACTGATGGCACTCGAGAATGGCTTAAAGAACAAACCGATATCAAACTTATTTTAAACGATGAAAATGTAGGATTTCCAAAAGGATGTAATCTTGGAATAGAAGCATCTGAGAAAGATAATGATCTGCTATTTTTAAACAACGATACTAAAGTTACACCAAGATGGCTTGATAATCTTAAAATATGCCTTTATAGTGATGATAAAATTGGAGCAACTTCATCTATAACCAATAACTGCTCTAATTATCAAGTTATAAATGTGCCCTATAATGATGTGGAACACATAATTGAATTTGCAGATAGTAATAATATTTCAACACCAGAAAAGTGGGAGCAAAAAGCTAGACTTGTAGCATTTTGTATGTTAGTTAAAAGAGACGTTATTAATAAAATTGGTATCTTTGATGAAAGATTTACTCCTGGAAATTTTGAAGATGATGATTTGTGTATGAGAATTGCTGAAGCCGGATATAAGCTTATGGTTTGTAATGATAGTTTTATACACCATTTTGGCAGCACATCTTTCAAAAAAGATTATGCCAAATTTAATAGTGTTTTAAAAATAAATGCTCAAAGATTTGAAGAAAAATGGGGCTTTAACTCTAATTCCCAAAGTCTATTAAAATTTCATATTATAGATCGTATAAATGAACCCAGGGATAAAGAACTAAATATTCTTGAGTTCGATTGTGGTCTAAGTGCTACATTACTTAGATTAAAATACACGTATCCTAATGCAAAACTGTATGGTGTAGAGACAAATGAAAATATAGCTAGGATATGTGGAAAAATGATAGAAGTAATGACTGAAGACTTTGAAGAAAACTATATTATGAATTTTAAAGAAAGTAAAGTAGATTTTTTTGACTATATAATTCTTGGAAATAAACTTCAATTTAGTAAAGACCCCTGGAAATTACTAAAAGAGATAAAAAAATTTCTAAAGCCTGGAGGATATATAATCGCTACTATACCTAATACAATGCACTATTCAGTGGTAAAAGGCTTATTATGTGGAGATTTTATATATAACAAAAATTCAATATTAAATAGAAGTTATAATAAGTTTTTTACCTTATCAGATATACACAAAATATTTGAGGAGTGTGGTTATATCAATCCATATGTATTTCACTATTACACACAAATAACAGAGGAAGATGATAAGTTCTTAAACCAAATTTGTAGTATTGTTGGCGAAAATCTGAAAGGGCATTTTATATCCTACGAATATGTTGCTAAGTTTCAGAAAGATATTACAAACAAGAATAACAGTAATTATTAA
- a CDS encoding glycosyltransferase, with protein sequence MNYEVAILCNKNEEHYDEIMTQNINLNFMENENSVTSLLQKTDILMLIGYYDFNLCMIEKFKSINPKGKIYLKLDLNIHRLGRIGFNQQNINLLNSCTLISVESKNLKKIIDASWPVKVEYIPNGFYDFFNSDIVEYSQKENTILTVGRLGTYEKATEIIMKAFKIAAEKIEGWKLKLVGSIEPAFNQYINDYLSAYPELKSKIIFTGPIYDRKLLMEEYRKSKIFCLTSRWEAFAQVFAEAAFNGNYIISSDVDGSWDIIDDKKYGSIFPINDFEALSKELITACSDEITLEEVFNCIQLNTRNNFDWIKLCEKINSFLNL encoded by the coding sequence TTGAATTATGAAGTTGCAATTTTATGCAATAAAAATGAAGAGCATTATGATGAAATAATGACCCAAAACATTAATCTCAATTTTATGGAGAATGAAAATTCTGTTACATCATTATTACAAAAAACTGATATCCTGATGCTTATAGGTTACTATGATTTTAATTTATGTATGATAGAAAAATTTAAGTCAATTAATCCAAAGGGAAAAATTTATTTAAAACTGGATCTAAATATACATCGGCTAGGCAGGATAGGCTTTAATCAACAAAATATTAATTTATTAAATAGTTGCACTTTGATCTCTGTAGAATCAAAGAATCTTAAAAAGATAATTGATGCTAGTTGGCCTGTGAAAGTAGAATATATACCTAATGGATTTTATGATTTTTTTAATAGTGATATTGTTGAATATAGCCAAAAAGAGAATACTATTTTAACAGTAGGAAGATTGGGAACTTATGAAAAGGCCACAGAAATTATAATGAAAGCATTCAAAATTGCTGCAGAAAAAATTGAAGGTTGGAAGTTAAAATTAGTAGGCAGTATTGAGCCAGCCTTTAATCAGTATATAAACGATTATTTATCAGCCTATCCAGAATTAAAAAGTAAAATTATTTTTACAGGACCAATTTACGATAGAAAGCTACTGATGGAAGAGTACAGAAAATCAAAAATATTTTGTTTAACATCTAGATGGGAGGCTTTTGCTCAAGTATTTGCTGAAGCAGCCTTTAATGGAAATTACATTATATCTTCAGATGTTGATGGTTCATGGGATATTATTGATGACAAAAAATATGGAAGTATATTTCCTATAAATGATTTTGAGGCTCTTTCAAAAGAGCTCATTACAGCTTGTTCTGATGAAATAACTCTTGAAGAAGTTTTCAATTGTATTCAACTCAATACAAGAAATAATTTTGATTGGATAAAACTTTGTGAAAAGATAAATTCTTTTTTAAACTTATAA
- a CDS encoding DUF4489 domain-containing protein gives MNSMSKGFYNDDCGHHRKDECECVSCRKEREPKCKLCPTIVKCGCPSATTIPVATVAGTTFPLTTLTLNTSCLCNPTIKLEFASNLVALVAFTGTINFQVFKLCRGQTTPVPVGPAWTFQLVALLASETFTFFVCDSDSCFDDCCTYTVVATVTSAVTVGTLSINNATLGAVATCGSGSCNC, from the coding sequence ATGAATTCAATGTCAAAAGGTTTTTATAATGATGATTGTGGTCATCACAGAAAAGATGAGTGTGAGTGCGTAAGTTGTAGAAAAGAAAGAGAGCCAAAATGCAAATTGTGTCCAACTATCGTAAAATGTGGTTGCCCTAGCGCAACTACAATTCCAGTTGCTACTGTCGCAGGAACTACTTTTCCCCTTACTACTCTTACTCTAAATACTTCTTGCTTATGTAATCCAACTATAAAGCTAGAATTTGCAAGTAATCTTGTTGCTTTGGTTGCCTTTACAGGAACTATAAACTTCCAAGTATTCAAACTTTGCAGAGGTCAAACTACTCCAGTTCCTGTTGGACCTGCATGGACATTCCAATTGGTAGCATTACTTGCATCAGAAACATTCACTTTCTTTGTTTGTGACAGCGATTCTTGTTTTGATGATTGCTGTACTTATACTGTAGTTGCAACTGTTACTAGTGCAGTTACTGTTGGTACTCTTTCTATCAACAACGCAACACTTGGAGCAGTAGCAACATGTGGATCAGGTTCATGTAATTGCTAA
- a CDS encoding DUF3343 domain-containing protein yields the protein MRTEDYDYTMTFTSHNRALYIYERLVRKNIQAKLVSAPNKINISCTQAVKFKEMDIEVVQKELQKNNIYPTAMYKIIKEGKNETYELVQ from the coding sequence ATGAGGACAGAAGACTATGATTATACAATGACCTTTACTTCTCATAATAGGGCACTATATATATATGAACGGTTAGTTCGGAAAAATATTCAAGCAAAACTAGTTAGTGCTCCTAATAAAATTAATATTAGCTGTACTCAGGCAGTAAAGTTCAAAGAAATGGATATTGAAGTTGTTCAAAAGGAATTGCAAAAGAACAATATTTATCCTACTGCAATGTATAAGATTATAAAAGAAGGAAAAAATGAAACTTATGAATTAGTTCAATAA
- a CDS encoding YncE family protein has translation MGDKREEMIYYVSNLGTGRVSIIDGDSHHIIKEIEIGPRPQNISVDENNNVYIASDRNSKVTLINDLYDSNKTWNMPNNGNIQIDSNSQKIYVCDTEEVCIYSLRTGEKIGCITGFIAADGLELDKNKKRLFVLDILQNEIKVYDTSDFHLIKLCKNVGISPNYILIGENERYIYIANKGVNKGQHTGNISILDFESENISYINFQKGSVITALEQSGIFLYAANSGLNRIEVIDVLKRERIAMIKTTLPELQRLRLSPDKKTLLATSRSADGKGAVDRIDTCSNTILDTFTFEQNNSMPYDIGIVMQRKLQVQEESFILTDSEVKLKQENGTTILAKKVLSTYQEKMIFQEVSIKVSEKEEEIINIEEIIFQKCEIISETKNRKIIDSRKEHSILQYKFYIPYYIGYKDEQEQKYVIEGRLEGTQKATLYIPAYAEQQGMEFVINSFTKLTSTPVIIDKNLKFDVSVLISTRVLVDAIVFIPLCKNCDGWRRRDGK, from the coding sequence ATGGGTGATAAAAGAGAGGAGATGATTTATTATGTATCAAACTTAGGCACAGGTAGGGTGTCTATTATTGACGGAGATAGTCATCATATTATAAAGGAAATTGAAATTGGTCCAAGGCCTCAAAACATCAGCGTAGATGAAAATAATAATGTGTATATAGCTAGTGATAGAAATAGTAAAGTCACACTTATTAATGATTTATATGATTCTAATAAAACATGGAATATGCCTAATAACGGAAATATACAAATAGATTCCAATTCTCAGAAGATTTATGTCTGTGACACAGAAGAAGTATGCATTTATAGTTTAAGAACTGGTGAAAAGATAGGTTGCATAACAGGCTTTATTGCTGCCGATGGCTTAGAACTGGATAAGAATAAGAAAAGATTATTTGTATTGGATATTTTACAGAATGAAATAAAAGTTTATGATACATCAGATTTTCATTTAATCAAGTTATGCAAAAATGTGGGTATTTCACCTAACTACATTCTCATAGGAGAAAATGAAAGGTATATTTATATTGCTAATAAAGGGGTTAATAAAGGGCAACATACAGGTAATATCTCTATATTGGATTTTGAAAGCGAAAATATTTCATATATAAATTTTCAAAAGGGATCTGTTATTACAGCTTTGGAGCAGAGTGGAATTTTTTTATATGCAGCAAATAGTGGATTAAATAGAATTGAAGTTATAGATGTATTAAAAAGAGAACGTATAGCAATGATAAAAACTACCCTACCAGAATTGCAAAGACTTAGATTATCTCCTGACAAAAAAACACTGCTTGCAACTAGTCGAAGTGCTGATGGGAAGGGGGCAGTTGATAGAATTGATACTTGTAGTAATACTATTTTAGATACTTTTACTTTTGAGCAAAATAATAGTATGCCATATGATATTGGAATAGTAATGCAGCGTAAACTTCAAGTGCAGGAAGAATCTTTTATTTTGACAGATTCAGAAGTTAAATTGAAACAAGAAAATGGAACTACAATACTTGCCAAAAAGGTGTTATCTACCTATCAAGAAAAAATGATTTTCCAAGAGGTATCAATTAAAGTATCGGAAAAAGAGGAAGAGATTATAAATATAGAAGAAATTATATTCCAAAAATGTGAAATTATAAGCGAAACAAAAAATAGAAAAATTATAGATAGTCGAAAAGAGCATTCAATACTACAATATAAATTTTACATTCCTTATTACATAGGCTACAAAGATGAACAGGAACAAAAGTATGTTATTGAAGGAAGGCTTGAAGGAACCCAGAAAGCCACATTATATATACCAGCTTATGCAGAACAACAGGGAATGGAATTTGTGATCAATTCTTTTACTAAATTAACAAGCACTCCAGTGATTATAGACAAAAACCTGAAGTTTGACGTTAGCGTTTTAATTTCAACAAGAGTGCTTGTAGATGCAATAGTATTTATTCCACTTTGTAAGAATTGTGACGGTTGGCGGAGAAGAGATGGAAAATAA
- the rfbA gene encoding glucose-1-phosphate thymidylyltransferase RfbA, whose product MKGIILAGGSGTRLYPVTKAISKQMVPIYDKPMIYYPMSVLMLAGIRDILIISTPRDIVDYEELFNDGHTLGINISYEVQEKPNGLAEAFIIGEEFIGESNVAMVLGDNIFYGQSFSDHLKEAAAIEKGACIFGYYVQNPKSFGVVEFDQNGKVISLEEKPEIPKSKYVVPGLYFYDNSVVGNAKKLKPSLRGELEITDLNKIYMEEGTLKVQLLGRGMAWLDTGTHSSMLQASNFVEAVQNTQGTYIACIEEIAYRKGWITSKQVIDLAKPLMKNGYGEYLMNIIEEVESKKIK is encoded by the coding sequence ATGAAAGGGATAATACTAGCTGGCGGGTCTGGAACAAGATTATATCCAGTAACTAAAGCTATTTCAAAGCAAATGGTACCAATATATGATAAACCAATGATTTATTATCCAATGTCAGTTTTAATGCTTGCTGGAATAAGAGATATATTAATTATTTCAACACCAAGAGATATAGTTGATTATGAAGAATTATTTAACGATGGACATACATTAGGAATAAATATTAGTTATGAAGTTCAAGAAAAACCTAATGGTCTTGCAGAAGCGTTTATAATTGGAGAAGAATTTATTGGTGAAAGCAATGTTGCAATGGTACTTGGAGATAATATTTTCTATGGTCAAAGCTTTTCGGACCACTTAAAAGAAGCTGCAGCTATAGAAAAGGGAGCATGTATTTTTGGCTATTATGTTCAAAATCCAAAATCATTTGGGGTAGTTGAATTTGATCAAAATGGAAAAGTCATCTCATTAGAAGAAAAACCAGAAATACCTAAATCTAAATATGTAGTGCCAGGACTTTACTTTTATGATAATTCAGTTGTAGGAAATGCTAAGAAATTAAAACCTTCATTAAGAGGTGAACTAGAGATAACTGATTTAAATAAAATCTATATGGAAGAAGGAACTTTAAAAGTTCAATTACTAGGGAGAGGAATGGCATGGCTTGATACAGGAACTCACAGTTCTATGCTTCAAGCTTCTAATTTTGTTGAAGCAGTTCAAAATACACAAGGAACGTATATTGCGTGTATTGAAGAAATTGCTTATAGAAAGGGATGGATAACTTCCAAGCAAGTTATTGATTTAGCAAAACCATTAATGAAAAACGGGTATGGAGAGTATCTAATGAATATAATTGAGGAAGTTGAAAGTAAAAAAATAAAATAG
- a CDS encoding transposase — translation MPVSEVSRALVVHYNSLYRWISEYEKYGESAFPGHGTALYSYQYEIKKLKQENTELKKELETLKNTRPS, via the coding sequence ATGCCTGTATCGGAGGTTTCCAGGGCACTGGTTGTACACTATAACTCATTATATCGTTGGATAAGTGAATATGAAAAATACGGAGAGAGTGCGTTTCCAGGCCATGGAACCGCACTCTATTCATATCAATATGAGATTAAAAAACTAAAACAAGAAAATACAGAATTAAAAAAGGAGCTAGAAACTCTAAAAAATACCAGGCCTTCTTGA
- a CDS encoding methyl-accepting chemotaxis protein — MKIFEDEDILLNLSYLLPFISSLFGDDISMLVSDREKILKVVRHDTSVGNSYGEGHSLPTDIPAYKCMQENRTVVSNISKEYFGVPLKAVAAPIKNRDGKIIGSIAIGKRDWGNDIDAHAEAFVSSFNEISNVVENVASGIQDVAKSSNDILNEINKTNEDMKKTNEIIDFVRNISKQTNLLGLNAAIESARAGEMGKGFSVVSNEIRNLSSSTSQSINEITTVLNNLRLSVESITGKVYENNQLFEMQAANIEEINSSIAELNNTAKLIKEIAERV; from the coding sequence ATGAAAATTTTTGAAGACGAAGACATACTTCTTAACCTAAGTTATTTATTACCCTTTATTAGTTCTTTATTCGGTGATGATATAAGCATGCTAGTTTCTGATAGAGAAAAGATACTTAAAGTAGTAAGACATGATACAAGTGTTGGTAATAGTTATGGAGAAGGTCACTCATTACCTACTGATATCCCTGCTTATAAATGTATGCAAGAAAACAGAACAGTAGTTAGCAATATATCAAAAGAATACTTCGGTGTTCCATTAAAAGCTGTAGCAGCTCCTATAAAAAATAGAGATGGAAAAATAATTGGAAGTATAGCTATAGGTAAAAGAGACTGGGGTAACGATATTGATGCCCACGCAGAAGCTTTTGTAAGCTCCTTTAATGAAATCTCAAATGTTGTTGAAAATGTCGCATCTGGAATACAAGACGTAGCTAAATCTAGTAATGATATATTAAATGAAATAAATAAGACTAATGAAGATATGAAAAAGACAAATGAAATTATAGACTTTGTTAGAAATATATCAAAGCAAACAAACCTATTAGGATTAAATGCTGCCATTGAATCAGCAAGAGCTGGAGAAATGGGAAAAGGCTTCAGTGTAGTTTCTAATGAAATAAGAAACTTATCGAGCTCTACCAGTCAATCAATAAATGAAATTACTACAGTTCTAAATAACCTAAGACTTTCAGTTGAAAGTATCACAGGTAAAGTTTATGAAAATAATCAACTTTTTGAAATGCAAGCTGCTAATATAGAAGAAATTAATAGCAGTATAGCTGAACTTAATAATACAGCCAAGCTTATAAAAGAAATTGCTGAAAGAGTTTAA
- a CDS encoding PAS domain-containing sensor histidine kinase: MDEIGYNMFKNRSYILTRNEKVIDVGDAFLELTGYTQQDFLYKNMFEVCKEQLRLTIDICDADISARDKEGFIFTKTFEAREIYMFIEEIKNINEKIYYFVEKPDSRLEYKFQYVEQISLDNSCGICIYSEDLILLKANQAFLNYLEEPYNIKENSIGLNINRFIKGFEGDYHEEKMREIIKKREVYRISQYEHKKSETCKFYWESSIIPILENGRVKYLIQNITDITERILNRKRIEEQNRLIKEQKEQVEAIIENMSDAVIIFDKAGKYTNFNKTAREDYLPILSNLSCAGDKIGKAECYDMDWNLIPEEDMPSRRVIRGEKLLGYRICIKYEKTTMYIEVNGVQIYDKEGSFTAGVLCCQNVTEKVKIKNKLREREEKYKSLFNKMNLGHSYYKIITDESGQPIDYIITEINPAYEKITGNNSAKLIGKKATEAFPNIKKSSVDWIALFGKVALTGEPISMEVYSDIMDRWYNVNYYCPKKGYTAAIFSDITLIKESEKDLERIQKRLIEAHELAHLGDWEFDVAKNNIYWSDEIYRIYGFEPQTFVPTKKTLSKYTHPEDLECVKQAEEDLINGTLDSMEYRYMGANSKMGWISLKAKKSFDKNGNLIFLRGTIQDITERKLLEEEIIKAKEEAEAANKLKSEYIANMSHELRTPINVMLGAIQLFELYVNGDMLSNKGNMVKHLASMKQNCLRILRLVNNLIDTTKIDAGFMQIELKNHNIVSVVEEITLSTSEFVKLKNIELVFDCDSEEIIIACDVDMIERIILNLLSNAVKFTKVNGYIHVNVTRKEGKVIISIKDNGIGIPQDKLNTIFERYKQVNKSFTREQEGSGIGLSLSKSLIEMHGGNISAKSILGEGSEFIIELPDKKIAFEYRKENYVENNHNFIEKMNVEFSDIYK; encoded by the coding sequence ATGGATGAAATTGGTTACAATATGTTTAAAAATAGATCATATATATTAACTCGTAATGAAAAAGTTATAGATGTAGGTGATGCTTTTTTAGAATTGACTGGTTATACTCAACAGGATTTTTTATATAAAAATATGTTTGAAGTATGCAAAGAACAATTGAGGTTAACTATTGATATATGTGATGCAGATATTAGCGCTAGAGATAAAGAAGGGTTCATTTTTACAAAGACCTTTGAAGCAAGAGAGATTTATATGTTTATAGAAGAAATAAAGAATATAAATGAAAAAATTTATTACTTTGTGGAAAAGCCTGATTCAAGGCTTGAATATAAGTTTCAATATGTTGAGCAGATTTCTTTAGATAATAGCTGTGGTATTTGTATATATTCAGAAGATCTAATTTTATTGAAAGCTAACCAAGCTTTTTTGAATTATTTAGAAGAGCCTTATAATATTAAAGAAAATAGCATTGGGTTAAATATAAATAGGTTTATTAAAGGTTTTGAAGGCGATTATCATGAAGAAAAAATGCGAGAGATTATTAAAAAAAGAGAAGTTTATCGTATTTCACAATATGAACATAAAAAATCAGAAACTTGTAAATTTTATTGGGAATCCTCAATTATACCTATTTTGGAAAATGGAAGGGTAAAATATTTAATTCAAAATATTACAGATATTACAGAAAGAATTTTAAACAGAAAACGTATTGAAGAACAAAATAGATTAATAAAAGAACAAAAAGAACAGGTGGAAGCCATAATTGAAAATATGTCTGATGCTGTAATAATATTCGATAAGGCTGGAAAATACACTAATTTCAACAAAACTGCAAGGGAAGACTATCTTCCTATCTTAAGTAATCTTAGTTGTGCTGGAGATAAAATTGGAAAAGCTGAATGTTATGATATGGATTGGAATTTAATACCGGAAGAGGATATGCCATCTCGAAGAGTGATTAGAGGAGAAAAATTATTAGGTTATAGAATCTGTATAAAATATGAGAAGACTACTATGTATATTGAAGTAAATGGTGTTCAAATCTATGATAAAGAGGGTAGTTTTACAGCTGGAGTGCTTTGTTGCCAGAATGTTACTGAAAAAGTGAAAATAAAAAATAAATTAAGGGAAAGAGAAGAAAAATACAAGAGTTTATTTAATAAGATGAATCTAGGACATTCCTATTATAAAATAATCACAGATGAATCTGGACAGCCTATTGATTATATAATTACAGAAATTAATCCAGCATATGAAAAAATTACGGGAAATAATAGTGCTAAACTTATTGGAAAAAAAGCTACTGAAGCATTCCCAAACATTAAAAAATCAAGTGTTGATTGGATTGCATTATTCGGTAAGGTAGCGTTGACAGGTGAACCAATATCTATGGAAGTTTATTCAGATATAATGGATAGGTGGTATAATGTCAACTATTACTGCCCTAAAAAGGGATATACAGCAGCTATATTTTCAGATATAACTTTGATAAAGGAAAGTGAAAAGGATTTAGAAAGAATCCAAAAAAGATTGATCGAAGCTCATGAGTTAGCACATTTGGGAGATTGGGAATTTGATGTTGCAAAAAATAATATTTACTGGTCAGATGAAATATACCGTATATATGGATTTGAACCACAGACCTTTGTCCCTACCAAGAAAACTTTAAGTAAATATACTCATCCAGAGGACTTGGAATGTGTTAAACAAGCAGAAGAGGATTTAATAAATGGGACTCTAGATAGTATGGAATATAGATATATGGGTGCTAATAGCAAAATGGGCTGGATTAGTTTAAAAGCTAAGAAATCTTTTGATAAGAATGGCAATCTGATTTTTTTGAGAGGAACAATACAAGACATCACAGAGAGAAAGCTTTTAGAGGAAGAAATAATAAAAGCTAAGGAGGAGGCAGAAGCAGCCAATAAGTTGAAAAGTGAATATATAGCTAACATGTCTCATGAACTTAGAACTCCAATAAATGTTATGCTAGGAGCAATACAGTTGTTTGAATTATATGTAAATGGAGATATGCTTTCCAACAAAGGAAATATGGTTAAGCATTTGGCATCAATGAAACAAAATTGTTTAAGGATTTTAAGATTGGTAAATAATTTGATAGATACAACTAAAATTGATGCGGGCTTCATGCAAATTGAATTGAAAAATCACAATATAGTTAGTGTTGTTGAAGAGATAACACTATCAACTTCGGAATTTGTTAAACTTAAAAATATTGAGCTTGTATTTGACTGTGACTCTGAGGAAATAATAATAGCTTGTGATGTTGATATGATTGAAAGAATAATACTTAACCTTCTTTCAAATGCAGTTAAATTTACAAAAGTTAATGGATATATTCATGTAAATGTAACTAGAAAGGAGGGAAAAGTTATTATATCCATTAAAGACAATGGCATTGGCATACCTCAAGATAAGCTTAATACGATATTTGAACGTTACAAACAAGTTAATAAATCATTTACAAGAGAACAAGAAGGTAGTGGTATAGGATTATCTTTATCAAAATCTCTAATAGAAATGCATGGAGGTAATATTTCTGCAAAAAGTATATTAGGAGAAGGTAGTGAATTTATAATAGAATTGCCAGATAAAAAGATTGCCTTTGAATATCGCAAAGAGAACTATGTGGAAAATAACCATAATTTTATTGAAAAAATGAACGTTGAATTTTCTGATATATATAAATAG